Sequence from the Mangrovibacterium diazotrophicum genome:
AGCGGTTGGGTGCCAGGTTGAGCGAGGGGCCAAGCATTACTTTGGCACCGCCTTCTGCTTCATCTTCTTCCCAAAGTCCTTCCAAATCTTCGCCAATTCCTTCAATGCCGGCAAAGAAATTTCCCGTTAACCGGTAGTGAACGCCGATGCTGGTAATGACATCTACTTTGTCGCGGTCGCCGGAAAATGATTTCTCGAGAAGGAGGTTTCCACCCAGCTTCCAGCGGTTGGTGTCGAAGGCGCCGGTGATGCGGCTCAGCAACGAATAAACATCGGTAAAGTCGCGGTTGGCGCCAAGTCCCAAGCCAAAACGCAATCCCTGGCTGCTTCTACCTCCAATAAAGTTGCGAATCACTTCAACTTGTTGCGAGCTGCTAACATCGCTTCCGTCGCTGGGGATTCCTAAAGCTGCGTTGGCGTAAAGGGTGAATTTTGCGCCCAGGTATCCTTTCACCGCGAGTTGCTGTCCCACGCCGTCGTAACCAAAAGCACCACTCACCGAGTTTCCATAGCTGCCTGAATAATTCACGCTCCAGGGAAGGTCATCAGGTGTCAACGCTGAGGTTGAATAGAGGAACGGCTCGGGTGTTCCCAGCGGTTCCGAATCGAAAAAGTCAGTTTCGTTATTTTGAGCAAATAAGCTTATCCCGAAAGCCAGGAAAACCACTAAGCAGCTTATTTTTTTTTTCATGAAGATTTATTTTGATGATTAATACTTTCTTCAAATTAAACCGGTTTTTCGTTCAGCTTGATGAAGAATAGATTAAGCTTTGGTAATTCTAGATCAAACTAAAGTATATGCCGCCTAAAGTTAACCGAATTAGCGGTCAATGTGGCTTATCCACTGGTTTTCTGTTCCCCAATGTTTGTTTGGAGTATCGGATGTTTCCAGAATCAACTCGCCCCCGGTGCTCAATTCTTTTTGCGTAAGCCAGTTCCTCATGAGCGGCTTTCCGTTCAAACTGGCTTTTTGAATGTAATAGTTGTCTTTCTGATAATTTTTGACTTTAATTTTGAAGCTTTTGCCATTGCCGAAATCAATGGTAATTTCCTTGAAAACGGGAGCTGTCAAATAGTAGACCGGATCGCCGATGTTTGCAGGTGATAGTCCCATGCTGCGCATCACAAACCAGGATGACATGGTGCCGGCGTCGTCATCCATTGTTCGCAAGTAAGCCCTTGGTTGATTCTGATAAATCCGTCCAACGTACGGATCGACGCCTTTGCTGTTGTCGTTGAAATAGCATTGCACCACCGTGTCGAGCAATAGCTCGCGGTACAATTTCTGAGATTTCCAGGGTTCTTTGGTCGCATTGTACATGCCGGGAACCTGCAAGTCGGGCTGATTGGCATGGTTGTAGTCGTTCTCGTTGAAGAAATGATCGAGCTGGCTGATAAACGCATCCTCACCTCCGGCCAGTTCTTTTAGGCCAGCAACATCGAAGGGCACGAACCAGCGATACTGCCAAATGGTCCCTTGGTAAAGGCCGCGAGCCTGCATCCGGTCGATGTCGTTTTTGCTGAGGTCGGCAAAGTCTTTCAGCCAGTAGTTTTTGTATTCGAGTGCTCTGTCCAGATATTTTTTGCTCAACTCAGAGTCTCCCAATGTTTTTAAAATTTCAGACAAGGCCCAGCAGTCGTACGATGATTCCAAGGCTTTGTCCGGCGCGCCGTAATCCAGTGTTTCTGCTTCTTTTAAAAGATAATCTTTAATGTCGGCAAGTGGGACGTCGTAGCCTTTTTTCCAGGCATCGAGCAAAACAACCAGGGCGTGTTCGGTACGAACAGTGGGAGAGGGCTCGTGCATGGTAGCCCAATTTTTTTTGCCGTACGGATACAGGTTGGCGATCGACTTGGCAATATCGTCAAAATGATCAGGATAAAGCAGTGAGAGCATCGGCAGCTGTTCGCGGTAATTGTCCCAAATGGCCCAGCCGTTGTAAATTGGCGTTGGGCTTTGCTGAATACTGCCGTCAATGGCGCGGTAAACACCGTCGTCTTCCGATACTTGGTAAGGAGCTTGCAGGGCACGATACAAAAGTGAGTAGAACAAATCAACCCGGTCTTTTTCGCCATCAACTTTAACGTGCCCCAGCAGCTTTTCCCACTCCGCACGTGCTTCAGCCTTTACTTCTTCAAAATCTTTTTGGGTGATCTGCGCCTGGGCATATTCGGTACTTACCGACGAAAATCCAATTTGCGCATTCAGTTCCTCAGTGCCGTTGCCTTTTACAATGAACTGGTGATCTGCAACCGAATCGATTTCCGCGGCGCCCGGAATCTGCAGGTAGTCGTAAATCCGGTACACGCCTGCGCTGCAGGTTGTTTGTGTGTCGATCCAGCCGCTGATCGCGTCTTTCGTAAGATGATGTTCCTCGGCTACAAAACGTCTGGGCTGCGTAAACGAAAGGTCGACAAACAATCCGTTTTGCAGTTCGGGGAAATGATAATGATGTTGTCCGTAATTGTGAGCAACGGTCATCTCGGCCTGAATGCCGTTTTCAAAATTCACCGAATAGTAACCGGGGTTTGCTTGCTGATTTTTACGAATCAGAGATGTTTGTTGGTCATCATTTAGAATTGGCTTGATCAGAATATTCCCTCCGGCTCCGGTGCAGCCCACTCCTTCGAGGTGCGTGTGCACAAAACCCTCGTATTTTTTCGCATAATATTCGTAACCGGTATGGATATGCGGCGTTGTTATTGGCCCAATACTGAGCATGCTGAACGGATAAGCGGCCGAAGGGGACATTTGTCCATGGTCGCCCGAAGTTCCCAGAAATACATTGACGTGGTCCGTTAAACCTGATGACTTCGACTGGTTTGTGCCACTTTCTTGGCAAGCCGTTGCAAGGCTAGCAATCAAAGCAAGGCTGAGTATTTTCTTTCCTCGGAATCGCGATAAATAATTGAACATGGCGTTACTAAGTTTTCCTGCAGTCTCTTTGCGACTGCGTTAATTTGGATTAGAACTGAAAAAAGAACCACTCTTCATCAAAAAAAGACAAAGGATGATTCGTCAATATCTATTACAATTTGTCCGGGTGATTTTCGTAAAGATCACCCGGACTTTTTTCAAGCAAAGGAACTACATCAAGTAAAATTGAAGAATTCCACTTGATGGTTATTCGTCAAAACTAAGCACCACTTTCACCGGGAAATGGTCCGACGGCGTGCGGGCTACATATTTTTTCAAAGACACTTCTTTCGGGAAGTCTCCGGATTTTTCCTCTTTGGCATCGGCCACTTCCGTCCGGTAAGTATCAGTCAGCACGCCATAGCGCTCCACCTTAATCGCAGAACTTACAAACACGTGATCAATGCGGCTTTCGGTTTTTCGGTCGGATTCAAAATGATTGAAAGTACCATTCAGTGCATAGCGTATTTGAGCTTCCTCATACGAATCTTTCAATAGGTCAGAACCTTCCAGAATGGCATAGTTCGGGCTGTTTTGATCGACGTTGAAATCCCCCGTCAGTATCACCGGCTCGTCACCGCACATTTCTTTGATTTTACTCAACACCAGCTTGGCACTGTTTTTTCGTGCTTCAATACCAATATGGTCCATGTGTAAGTTGAAGAAGAAAAATTTGGCTCCGGTTTTCAGATCTTCGAATCGTGCCCAGGTACAGATTCTTGGTAGCGCTGCGTCCCAGCCTTTGTTCGGTCTGTCTGTGATTTCGGACAACCAGAAATGGCCTGATTTCAGCACTTTGAATTTGTCCTTTTGATAAAAAATCGGGGCATATTCCCCTTTTGTTTTACCGTCGTCGCGGCCAACTCCAACGTAGTTGTACTCCGGTAGGTCGGCAAGCATGTCGAGCAATTGGTCGTGCAGAACTTCCTGCGCACCGAAAATTTGGAAATCGTTGAAACGGATTAAGCCACAAATGACCGGGCAGCGCTGCTTCCAGCCGTTTCCGTTAATGGAATCTCCTTCGTTGTGGTAGCGAACGTTGAATGTTGCTACGGTTAACTCTTCTGCATTCGCCGAATTAAATCCGGCAAATACCAGCACAAATAGTGCAATCCAAAATTGTTTCATGTCTCTGTTTTATGTTGAAATTCTAGAATATCGTGGTTCTGTCTTCCTGTTTATTTCTCATTTGAAAAGGAGTAAGGGAAATCCTTTTTGCTTGTTCCTCGCTTTGGGTTCGGAGTGGAGCTCATCTCGAATGAGATTTGCGCACCTTTCATCAAATCTTCATGAGTCAGGTAGTTCTTACAGTATTTTTCACCGTTCATGGTCATTTGGTTGATGTAGCGAGTCTCCTTCGCGTTATTAGGTGCATCGATGGTGATTTCATTTCCGTTTTCCAATTCAATTTTTACCGATTTAAACAGCGGTGCTCCCAAAATGTATTGATTGCTTCCTGGGCAAACCGGGTAAAAACCCAGTGCCGAGAAAACATACCAGGCCGATGTTTGGCCGTTGTCCTCGTCGCCGCAATAACCATCGGGGGCCGCCGAATACAGCTTATCCATGATTTCGCGTGCCCAATATTGAGCTTTCCAAGGCGTACCTGCGTAATCGTACAGGTAAACCATGTGCTGGATCGGTTGGTTGCCGTGAGCGTATTGTCCCATATCCATAACCTGCATCTCGCGCATTTCGTGAATCATGCCGCGGCTCTTCATGCCAGCCGAACCAGGGATAATAAACACCGAGTCGAGCATGGTTACAAACTCCTTTTCACCTCCCATCAGGTCAATCA
This genomic interval carries:
- a CDS encoding endonuclease/exonuclease/phosphatase family protein translates to MKQFWIALFVLVFAGFNSANAEELTVATFNVRYHNEGDSINGNGWKQRCPVICGLIRFNDFQIFGAQEVLHDQLLDMLADLPEYNYVGVGRDDGKTKGEYAPIFYQKDKFKVLKSGHFWLSEITDRPNKGWDAALPRICTWARFEDLKTGAKFFFFNLHMDHIGIEARKNSAKLVLSKIKEMCGDEPVILTGDFNVDQNSPNYAILEGSDLLKDSYEEAQIRYALNGTFNHFESDRKTESRIDHVFVSSAIKVERYGVLTDTYRTEVADAKEEKSGDFPKEVSLKKYVARTPSDHFPVKVVLSFDE
- a CDS encoding glycoside hydrolase domain-containing protein, producing the protein MFNYLSRFRGKKILSLALIASLATACQESGTNQSKSSGLTDHVNVFLGTSGDHGQMSPSAAYPFSMLSIGPITTPHIHTGYEYYAKKYEGFVHTHLEGVGCTGAGGNILIKPILNDDQQTSLIRKNQQANPGYYSVNFENGIQAEMTVAHNYGQHHYHFPELQNGLFVDLSFTQPRRFVAEEHHLTKDAISGWIDTQTTCSAGVYRIYDYLQIPGAAEIDSVADHQFIVKGNGTEELNAQIGFSSVSTEYAQAQITQKDFEEVKAEARAEWEKLLGHVKVDGEKDRVDLFYSLLYRALQAPYQVSEDDGVYRAIDGSIQQSPTPIYNGWAIWDNYREQLPMLSLLYPDHFDDIAKSIANLYPYGKKNWATMHEPSPTVRTEHALVVLLDAWKKGYDVPLADIKDYLLKEAETLDYGAPDKALESSYDCWALSEILKTLGDSELSKKYLDRALEYKNYWLKDFADLSKNDIDRMQARGLYQGTIWQYRWFVPFDVAGLKELAGGEDAFISQLDHFFNENDYNHANQPDLQVPGMYNATKEPWKSQKLYRELLLDTVVQCYFNDNSKGVDPYVGRIYQNQPRAYLRTMDDDAGTMSSWFVMRSMGLSPANIGDPVYYLTAPVFKEITIDFGNGKSFKIKVKNYQKDNYYIQKASLNGKPLMRNWLTQKELSTGGELILETSDTPNKHWGTENQWISHIDR